AACCCTCCTCTACTAGACCTGAATGACTACATCCTTTTAAAACCCCTAAAACAGTAATGTCATTAGGCTTTACATCTTCAGCCAACATTTGTGAGAAAACTAGCAGAGCTTCCTTACCAAGACCATGAATTGCTAACCCCGATATCATGCTTGTAAAAGTGAGAACATCCTGTTTATAAATTCTATTAAAAACCCGCTTTGCACAGTCTATCCTCCCACATTTTGCGTACATATCAGTGAGAGCTGTAGAAATGTTTGTAGTCTTTGAAATTCTACTCTTGTCTATATAAACATGAATCCAGTTTCCTTGATCTAGGGCACCAAGATGGGCACAAGCAGAAAGAGCACAAACAAGAACAGCCTCATTAGCCTTCACCTTGTCATCACACAACATGTCATGGAAGTATTGAAGCGCTTCAACATACTTTCCAGCCCCAACAAAACCTGAAATCATAACCGCCCAAGATACGTCATTATGCTCTGGCATCCTATCAAAAATTCCACAGGCTCTACCCAATTCCCCATTTTTGGCATATCCACATAAAAGACTCGTCCATGTAAACACGTCTCGCTCAGGCATTTGATCAAACAATTTATGGGCATTCTCCAATTTTAAAAAAACGCAATACAGATTTATCAATGAATTGCTTACATGCAAATCATACTCAAACCCATTTCTCATCACCAACCCATGAAATATTTCTCCATGTATTACCGACGATCGATGCGAACATGAGGTGATCAGAAACGTGAAGGTGTATTTATCAGGGAAAACCTGCACTGGCCGGCCGAGGGCCAGCATTTGACTGAACAGACTGATTGATTCCTGGGAATTGGGAATCTTGGAGTAAGCCCGGATCATGAGATTCCATAGCAGAGTAGGCGGCGAAGGAGAAGGATAGCGATAAAACAAGATTCTTGCGCAGTTGAGGTTCTTGGCAGTGAGGTACGAACGTATAAGAGAGTAGGTTATGGAAGAGTCTCCATGCAACGCTTGGATGAGGACTTGGGCGTGGATTTGTTTGAGCTGAGATTGCGTTGGGCGCTGCTTTAGCAATTGAAGGAGAGTTTGTGGGTTGGGGTGGATGCCACGAGCTGGGGGAGTGGAGGGGCGTGTGGAGGAAGAACAAAGTAACAGAGAGGTCTTGAGTTCGAACTTCGAAGCGTTGGGGAAGATCAACGAGGCCTTCAGCTTTAGGGATTGAGGCCTCATGCAACTGGGACTTGCAGTATGGGCAGAGGAGACAGCCAATCATAGATTGATTGGAATTGAATTTAACAAGTGAATTGAATCAGCTTGTAAATATAATTATAAGTATTTATAAAATGTGAAGTGaatttttgtataaatttttaaatattttatttttaaaaaaaatgagagtTACAGACACAGTTAACTGCATTTTAATTCGATTAAAATATGAAGAATTATGTTAAGATTATTAAACATCATCCATAACTCCTACAacttattaaatatatttatctaGTTTGCTAGAATATATAGATTTAgctatataattataatattactaatttaaattattaatttatataatttataatcCTTACATTTTAATAAGTatatttatagtaaaattttaattatataatttattctaaaatatttttagttatacTAATATATtgaattattattaaattatatctatagatattaaaaaataataatttttaaatgtaaattatataataaacaCTATAtagttaatttataaataaaCATTTTTATTAAAAGTAACTTACATATTTCAATAATATCTAAATATTTGAATTATACTATAGATTATTTAAATTTAGAACTCTTATAATTTAATAAAACATtagtcttaaatttcaattttataatttattgaaatataatttgtaaactattaaattaataataatttattattaaattaagaATTTGCTAAAATTAAGTTCTGTTAACTAAAACTAGAAGTTTATCACTGCATATAGAGATACTAATAAAAGTGTTAAGACCTTTAATTGCTTGTatcaataacattttttttttttttttttattacataggaacttcagccaccaacaaaccctttggaccccctggtgcggcaccaaacctacggatcagcgtcctccccctaggtctcgctgatcaggtaaagtccggaatgcggatACGACTTCCgtgcattagttggacgttcggctAACCAGAccctcgggacacatctccattaccatccacgatccccactggctcacaaagaactctcactatccacggtcctcgctggctcacagagcgaactctcatcatccacggtccccaccggctcatagagtaaattctcaccattcacAGATACTGTTGGCTCCATGAGTGTATCTGCCTGGAATTGAACCCCCAATACTCCTTCTTAcgtatcattttattttttattttttattttcatattaatGTAGTAAATAAATAGATCACGACAATGCACATTTTCTAAATATCTAAAGTTAACTTTGTGAATTAAACATTTGTGTATGCATAAATTTGAGTTAGAATCAAAACAAATTcataatatgaatttaaaatgtaattaaaatatatatatccataaaatttctaaaaattaaattaattaacaagtcatttttaaaaaaaaaagtaaaatccACCACCTTTAcccaagtttttcaaatatgacacTTCACCCCTTAAGTTTTCAAAAGCTGATAAGAAACTCCCTAAATTTTATTAACAAAACAAATCTTCGATTAGTTAACTGTTAGTCGATCATTAAgttgaataaaaaaataacattaaTAAAATTATAACTCTATCCTTCCACTTAATTTTAATGaggtagaaaatgatattaaagtAAGTTAAGTTATAAAAATAGGtcaattaattataatatttttttgaaaattgaacttaTAAATGAATTGAACAACTATTGATTGGTTTAGGTCAACCAACTCACATAAGTATGACAAtacaattaaattatttttaaaaaaaaaacaaaaatataagaaaaataaattaataacaccaataatttagaaaaaatatttagaaaaatatattgTTCCAAGAAATTTATTATATACATTCCATGCAAATTAAATGTTGGTTAGTCAAATTGCAACTTATTTTTCGGGTTTAATTGAACACCATATTTAATAACATATTAACTTGAACAAAATTGAGGAAAAAATTGTTAAGTCATCTCAAACAAAGTTCAACTAAtgaatataaatttgagtattttttttttatctatttggCGTTTGTATTTTACAAACAAAAGAATTAACATTCAATTTAGTTTACAATTTTTTAACAATATGTATGAtaggttacttgaatttaaaaatattaaattatttttatttgttttgttataTGCTTAgtcattattttttttgtaaaaattagcAAAAAATTTGTAACATtgtaattgttgactttttgagtctgatctctgtttagatgctgacaaagcacaaggatCTAATGTGTGTGTCGAGTTCTTAAACTGGTTTATATCTCAtatcacacacatgaaagtgaagtggaagccagaaAAGACTTAAAGTACATATAATCCTGGCAGACTCCATGAAGAGTAAAgagtaaaaagaagaagaagaagaagacataatttGTTCCTTTTGTAAATGCAATTTGTTTTCAatctttgggtctgtaataatggtgtaatgacccaaaaatttttctataatttttctttttattacttACTCTGATATCATAAATtataaacaaagtcaacccggaccaggagtgggtaccagagatacacctgtccatacatacatactatctatgcagcgaaaaacataatgaACCTGTCCtcatacacaataccagagttatactATCTCCATAAATATTAATATACATTCCTAAAAAGGAACCATAGAATATCCTAGGGATACACAAAATACATCTCCCAACTCATACACTTACCCTACATCGAGAGTAGTACTAAAACCTTCTCTACCTTGGAGTTCGCTCCACACGTCGATCTGGGTTTCCAGAAATGTTTGtattctagggtgagacacttcttagtaagtgAGATagattaacatcagtgtgtggcaacatgagttttattgtGTTACAAACATATACTATACATAATTAACTGCATTTGAAAAATCAGGTAAATCTGTTCTATATAAGTatgaagaaatcatatttcaacataaacATACTGTGTCATAATAAATTTATGTATACATGTAAATCGTctactatatctatataatactgaaattcacccatggatgaatagctagctgatattGTGCAACCCATAGGtgggacctagtaatggttgacctaccatgctaagccaaaactcactcgtctgtaagtacgattggcctgctcagcttggtccagactgccagggggCACACGACTACACTGGGCTCAATTGACTATCcattcaccaacactctatctaagacgtggtGGCAACtgatagttacggtaccgtactctgaaaTTAAACTAAGTCATCAAGATTCGAccatcatatagtacatttcataaataattgtaatataatttgTTTTATGTTTCAGTACAAAATCTTTCATAATAACATTCCTAAgtaaactgatatatataatcACAGCACTGGGCCGGCTGAAAAATCACGGCATCTGGggctgttgaccttataggtcacactcagttttgattATTACAAATACTCTCGATACTAATGGTAGTACCGAGAATTGCATGCatgttcaccttgtgcgcgcttcaggactaaaagacatatcatgatggcatacGGTGTTCGtaccaaagaatgaagatctatgtgttgtaatttgtattcatttgattattttttcattctgggatgtaatttattatgaactatgcacgtatatgacttgtaataatttgcccccaatggtcaaaaattcctccttgcctatatatattcattcatttgtcataattatcAAGGATTAGAAAATTGGATTAGgacaaaattctctcaactttcaaaatcctatattagccaaataccacTTCCAAACAATCACAaactcttcaatcttgatttctcaaaagtattgtgagtatcttgtaaggctagtgtgcttaatcacatctgctagaactctcatttacattGTTGCTTGATCAattttctgagagagtttagcattaaggttcttccatcaatttcatttgataaatttagtgtgGAGAAACcttaagggttgtggttcttgcattgttattgcaagatacctaaacctagattttgtgtacaaaaatccTTCTTAAAAGCTAGTGcctcaaacaactcttgtgtgctttgaatattagaatacattattgagtttgtttgtttgaactttcttagcatattttgaaaccctaatatgatattgtactattcacatagtgtgtctcaaatattgcttggatatacactctagatctgaactgaaaacctatacttgattgagtgtttagcacacatcagagcactgagcatatttatatatcatCTGTGCTTACATTATTGATTGATATGTATTAgtgcacacatttgcttgtctagaagcgttTTTCCATGTACActcattttatacacattggttgtattctaggaacgagcctgaagagagagactagtcctgtggaatagtcctgaattggattagacccggttaggaaagttaagtccgtcgtcctgttaaggcgtgtcagttgaggtcaaccccttaattgacctggttgtattaggtgccgctccacccgttaagttagccattagtggaatccttgtgctggtgtggccaaggcggggacgtaagcacagttggccgaactctaataacatatcgtgcatgttctttacatttccgcactttatctttattgcacatgtatgttcatTTGTTGATTGTGTAGACTGACTTTCGATTGGATTGTACTATTGACAAATCCAGTTATCCTAATTGTtcaattttaaatacccaattcacccccctcttggggttgcaccaaaccTAATAGGGTCATctgaataatcacggcatctaAATCGGCTAAAATatcatgttatattgaaaatgtcataatttttgtattgtttatagtttttctaaaaatcattattaTATCATGCTTGTTCTATGTAATCATGAAATAATTTGACATTCATCTGCAATAAAAtacttatactcatgccacacaatttgagtactATTCCATAATATGTTGTCTgtctgaaaaaaaaattatatatttctGAAAAATGATATTAAGTCTGTTCCTAGGTTTTCTCAGTTAAAACATCAAATTTCCTATAACCATGGATATCCaaacaaatcatatatatatatatatatatatatgtaatttttgaatcaaatactgtatCTTAACTagtaaacttttctaaaaatacctgacttaatctattcctttACCTGTTTCTTGGAACTATGCTTGTAGGGAATCCAATACAATGTTTGCGACGCCCGCACAAAGGttgtatccataaaccctaattcaatcaacttaaccccaGAAGTCATTCAACATACCTAAGCCCACATATTACCAATAACTaactaaactttaaaaataacctccttaccctagttttggagtggcaCATGAAATACCCGATTCACAAAATTACTCCGATTAAATTACAGAGAATCGCCGCTAGGATCTCGAAATTACATTTATTAGTTGATTTGGGCTGAAATCGAGCGAGAAATGgaggagagaaggagggagagccgCAACCtttggagagagaaagaggaagattAAATTTCCTTTAAGAAAAATGAGCTGTAGGACCTCCTTTATTGAACACTGTCAAACAAAACCATTGATAGTTTTctgaaaactgtcgacggtttgggtttTAACCCTTCCATTTTCCACTGTTTTACCATTATTGGGTCGTAGTTACACAAAACTGTCGACAATTTTTTGAGCtcccacaaaaccgtcgacggtttggtttacaccaaaccaaatttccttcttttccCTTTATTTTCCTATTATTCCTATTTTCcaagtctttacattctcccctcctaataaaaatttcgtcctcgaaatttgtcatctatCTATAGTACCAATCTTAAGGAAAAACGTTGAAATTTTATTAATGACCCttacttatggaggaggaataccgttgttacataTACGGTTCTAGGGGATTTCAATaaccaaatcaaaactctcccaaaccAACCAAAACACAAAACTATTACATACAACTGATTAACCTATACAAAAATATACTTACATACAATGAATTCTTACCTAAACCATTACCTTTTCTTGACTAATGCTGgatcccactaaataaatgtggatacttctgatgcatttcctcctctaactcccacgagACTTCTTCAACTGCATGCATGGTTCCTTTagagtacttttactagtgggatTTTCTTTATGCGCAATTCCTACTCTTTATGATCTAAGATCTGAACGGGCACTTCATCATAGGATAAGGTATCACCAatctccagtgcctcataacttattatgtgTGACAGATCTAGGAtatatttcttcaacatggacacatgaaataGATCGTCGATTCTATATAGCGCTAggggtaacgctaacctgtaggcaactgggtcaactctttccaatatcttaaatgtgttgaccttataggtcacacccgattttgataatgacaaatactcctgtatttaataaatatttagcttatgtgcaggtttatattagcatatcatcaatggcacgagaaagctcaaagcttgaagaccagttcgtattttcaattgtaatatatttagtggtctatttggtctgtaatagtaattaggacatttggtttgtaataagcacacacaacacatgcatggtttattttgtaagctcaaaccaaatcataatgcaaaatgaccttagtgtgaccttagggttttgtcgactgacaccgaactttttcgatgtcttcaaattagcccccaagtgaccttaggacacacacatttacacatatatttgttagacacttgaatagggcttgtttgtttcgatacgggaccgaaatgcacacatggtgcacctCCGGTCAACCagccaaggtagtt
The Malania oleifera isolate guangnan ecotype guangnan chromosome 13, ASM2987363v1, whole genome shotgun sequence DNA segment above includes these coding regions:
- the LOC131145578 gene encoding pentatricopeptide repeat-containing protein At5g66520-like is translated as MRPQSLKLKASLIFPNASKFELKTSLLLCSSSTRPSTPPARGIHPNPQTLLQLLKQRPTQSQLKQIHAQVLIQALHGDSSITYSLIRSYLTAKNLNCARILFYRYPSPSPPTLLWNLMIRAYSKIPNSQESISLFSQMLALGRPVQVFPDKYTFTFLITSCSHRSSVIHGEIFHGLVMRNGFEYDLHVSNSLINLYCVFLKLENAHKLFDQMPERDVFTWTSLLCGYAKNGELGRACGIFDRMPEHNDVSWAVMISGFVGAGKYVEALQYFHDMLCDDKVKANEAVLVCALSACAHLGALDQGNWIHVYIDKSRISKTTNISTALTDMYAKCGRIDCAKRVFNRIYKQDVLTFTSMISGLAIHGLGKEALLVFSQMLAEDVKPNDITVLGVLKGCSHSGLVEEGSSIFYNMESLWGIVPKIEHYGCYIDLLARAGYFEGALRVVKSMPMEPDIVIWRALLSSCRVHHNADLGRQIIQHLWQLDSHSHSGGEVLLSNLYAALGQWQRVDEVRKLMGEKTNESSPGCSWIEISGVVHEFRVADCLHPQIEEIRNNLTEFLKTASLGGYIANTMPVSFELSQEEKEQAVSWHSEKLAIAFALMSTQPGSLIRVVKNLRTCEDCHSALKAISQVYNREIVVRDCSRFHTFKEGNCSCNDYW